From Oscillospiraceae bacterium CM, a single genomic window includes:
- a CDS encoding thioredoxin family protein: MSIIKFIRKKETSCCGSGDADGKCCEKPAEKTVNSNARFVVLGACCQKSTDTFNNVKQAVKELGFTDDVVNVGDALEIAKYGVMQTPGLVVDGKVVSYGKLLKVDDVKKIFAKLGVK; the protein is encoded by the coding sequence ATGTCCATTATCAAATTTATCAGAAAAAAAGAAACATCGTGCTGCGGCAGTGGAGACGCAGATGGAAAGTGCTGTGAGAAGCCTGCCGAAAAAACTGTTAACAGTAACGCGCGCTTCGTCGTTTTGGGCGCTTGCTGCCAAAAGAGCACAGATACCTTCAATAATGTCAAACAGGCGGTCAAAGAGCTCGGATTTACCGATGATGTCGTGAACGTTGGGGACGCGCTTGAAATCGCTAAATACGGCGTGATGCAAACCCCGGGTCTTGTGGTGGACGGCAAAGTCGTTTCGTACGGCAAGCTTCTCAAAGTCGACGATGTTAAGAAAATCTTCGCAAAGCTCGGCGTGAAATAA
- a CDS encoding DUF2703 domain-containing protein produces the protein MSRIHLGQKKTARGCSCSSDVVTKIVLPDKKLVVDFLFLDLQTCDRCLGADDVLNEAIQDVEHVLSLAGYEIVLRRIEITDERMAEKYKFLASPTIRLNGTDICLAVKENACRSCGDISGQSTDCRVFVFDGKEYEVPPKAMLIDALLRAVYGPERHAHRPNQYVLPDNLKRFFEGKRNKAEGLCCGITKCSC, from the coding sequence ATGTCACGCATTCATCTTGGCCAGAAAAAAACTGCCCGAGGCTGCTCGTGCAGCAGTGATGTCGTCACCAAAATCGTTCTGCCTGATAAAAAGCTGGTCGTAGACTTTTTGTTCCTTGATCTTCAGACATGTGACAGATGCCTTGGGGCCGACGACGTGCTTAATGAGGCAATACAGGATGTCGAGCATGTCTTGTCTCTGGCAGGATATGAAATTGTACTCCGTAGAATTGAAATCACAGATGAACGGATGGCCGAAAAATATAAATTTCTGGCGTCTCCGACCATTCGTTTGAACGGCACGGACATCTGCCTGGCGGTCAAGGAAAATGCCTGCCGCTCCTGCGGGGACATCAGCGGACAATCGACAGACTGCAGAGTTTTTGTTTTTGACGGGAAAGAATATGAAGTCCCGCCTAAAGCAATGCTTATCGACGCACTTCTCCGCGCAGTCTACGGGCCGGAAAGGCATGCGCACCGACCAAATCAATATGTACTGCCGGATAACCTAAAACGATTTTTTGAAGGAAAAAGGAATAAAGCGGAAGGATTGTGCTGCGGCATCACAAAGTGCAGCTGCTAA
- a CDS encoding permease has protein sequence MTAIESIWVFFQTQILGMNWLHALIGTAITSLGLDLNTRLWGSVQFFLYDAVKILVLLSVLILIISYIQSYFPPERTKRILGRFNGLIANALAALLGTVTPFCSCSSIPLFIGFSSAGLPVGVTFSFLISSPLVDLGSLVLLMSIFGGKVALAYVVVGLVLAVIGGTLIQKLGMEKHVESFIKSAASVDLESPELTKRDRLQYAWEQVQATVRKVFWYVLIGVGIGAIIHNWIPESIIQMILGNKNPFSVILATVVGVPMYADIFGTIPIAEALFLKGVGLGTILSFMMAVTALSAPSIIMLRRAVKPKLLAVFVAIVTVGIIIIGYLFNALQFLLV, from the coding sequence ATGACCGCTATCGAGTCCATATGGGTCTTTTTTCAAACACAAATATTGGGGATGAACTGGCTGCACGCGCTTATCGGAACAGCAATTACGTCACTGGGCCTCGATTTAAACACACGGCTCTGGGGCAGCGTTCAGTTTTTCCTGTATGACGCCGTCAAGATTCTCGTTTTACTCTCCGTTCTCATTTTGATCATTTCCTATATCCAAAGCTATTTTCCGCCCGAACGGACTAAGCGGATTTTAGGGCGGTTTAACGGCCTTATCGCTAACGCGCTTGCTGCGCTGCTCGGCACGGTGACGCCGTTTTGTTCCTGCTCCTCGATTCCGCTCTTTATTGGTTTCTCCAGTGCCGGTCTGCCCGTCGGTGTCACATTTTCGTTTCTGATTTCGTCGCCGCTCGTTGATTTGGGCTCCCTTGTCCTGCTCATGAGCATCTTTGGCGGAAAAGTTGCCCTCGCCTATGTCGTCGTCGGTCTTGTTCTGGCCGTTATCGGCGGGACGCTGATTCAAAAACTCGGTATGGAAAAGCATGTAGAGAGCTTCATTAAATCTGCCGCCAGTGTCGATCTCGAATCACCCGAGCTGACAAAGCGAGATCGCCTGCAATATGCGTGGGAACAGGTGCAGGCAACCGTCAGAAAAGTCTTCTGGTATGTTCTCATCGGCGTTGGCATCGGCGCTATCATCCACAACTGGATACCGGAGAGCATCATCCAAATGATTCTTGGAAATAAAAACCCGTTTTCCGTCATTCTGGCGACGGTTGTCGGCGTTCCGATGTATGCCGATATCTTTGGCACAATCCCAATTGCAGAAGCACTCTTTTTGAAGGGCGTCGGCCTCGGAACAATCCTGTCGTTTATGATGGCGGTCACGGCGCTGTCGGCACCCTCCATAATTATGCTGCGTCGCGCCGTCAAACCGAAACTGCTGGCGGTTTTTGTTGCGATTGTCACTGTTGGTATTATCATCATCGGGTATTTGTTCAATGCCCTTCAATTTTTGTTGGTATAG
- a CDS encoding winged helix-turn-helix transcriptional regulator: MELAHRENARVFKAFCDENRLMILQLLRSGEKCACVLLEKLLISQSTLSYHMKILCDSGIVDSRQDGKWTHYQLSESGSQHALDLLKRLTSLDIKTVNTNCCLKKPSA, encoded by the coding sequence ATGGAATTGGCGCATCGGGAAAACGCGCGTGTTTTTAAAGCTTTTTGCGATGAAAACCGTCTCATGATTCTCCAGCTTTTACGCAGTGGCGAAAAATGCGCCTGCGTCCTGCTGGAGAAGCTTCTAATCAGCCAGTCGACGTTATCGTATCACATGAAAATCTTATGTGATTCCGGTATTGTTGACAGCCGGCAGGACGGAAAATGGACGCACTATCAACTCAGCGAGAGCGGCAGCCAGCATGCCTTGGACCTGCTGAAGAGACTGACAAGCCTTGATATAAAAACTGTCAATACAAACTGCTGCCTGAAAAAGCCGTCAGCCTGA
- a CDS encoding DEAD/DEAH box helicase has translation MTKIPFSQLNLTPKIERAIVEMGFDFATPVQSEAIPLIRTGADVIARSQTGTGKTVAFAIPAIEKVDNHEEKPTIQVLILCPTRELAMQAADEIRKVARFKTGVRPVEIYGGAAIDKQCIRLRRANIVVGTPGRVMDHMRRKTIKLNNLKMVILDEADEMLNMGFKEDIETILRDTPEDRQTVLFSATMPPAILKLTNEFQTNPQMIEINKDQVTIAEIEQNFVDVPHNRKKDALVALLDFHAPAKAIIFCNTKKMVDELTELLAFRNFSVESIHSDIKQSQRTAVMHGFKQGRTAILIATDIAARGIDVSDVDMVINFDIPANSEYYVHRIGRTGRAGKFGRSVTLCSGNREVYAMRNIAREAKSQITRIELPTTDEIKKVNRAKITSAMEEALQIEITPYFSEMADQLAMRGYTYHQIAAAAMQLNFERDLAPAIIPHVQQPVNDAMPKERKRPALPKAKPSVYETILLDVGSRHRAAVNHIIGAIVDRTSLTVRDIGKVEVFPEQTVVEIPVGRSNEIIGNMTDCKICGQPVKMEKLSAPFGKKRK, from the coding sequence ATGACAAAAATTCCGTTTTCGCAGCTGAACCTGACCCCAAAAATTGAAAGAGCCATTGTCGAGATGGGCTTTGATTTCGCCACACCTGTCCAATCCGAGGCTATTCCTCTTATCAGAACAGGCGCGGACGTTATCGCGCGCTCGCAGACTGGAACAGGAAAAACAGTCGCTTTTGCAATTCCGGCAATTGAGAAGGTTGACAATCATGAGGAGAAGCCGACGATTCAGGTGCTTATTCTCTGCCCGACGCGTGAGCTGGCGATGCAGGCTGCCGACGAAATTCGCAAAGTTGCACGCTTTAAAACGGGCGTCCGTCCCGTTGAAATATATGGCGGCGCCGCGATTGACAAGCAGTGTATTCGCCTGCGACGGGCCAACATCGTCGTCGGCACGCCCGGCCGGGTGATGGACCATATGCGGCGGAAAACCATTAAACTGAACAATTTGAAAATGGTCATTCTGGATGAGGCCGACGAGATGCTAAATATGGGCTTCAAAGAAGATATCGAGACAATTCTAAGAGATACGCCGGAAGACCGGCAGACTGTTCTGTTTTCCGCAACGATGCCACCGGCGATTTTAAAACTGACAAACGAGTTCCAAACGAACCCGCAAATGATTGAGATTAATAAGGATCAGGTGACAATCGCCGAGATTGAACAAAATTTCGTCGATGTGCCCCATAACAGAAAGAAAGACGCGCTCGTTGCCCTCCTGGATTTTCATGCGCCGGCCAAAGCAATTATTTTTTGCAATACGAAGAAGATGGTCGATGAGCTTACGGAGCTGCTGGCTTTTCGGAATTTCAGCGTTGAGAGTATTCACAGTGATATTAAGCAATCCCAGAGGACAGCTGTCATGCATGGGTTTAAGCAGGGCAGAACCGCCATCCTCATCGCAACGGATATTGCCGCCCGTGGCATCGACGTCAGCGATGTGGATATGGTGATCAACTTCGATATTCCGGCTAATTCCGAGTACTATGTGCACCGAATCGGCCGCACAGGCCGTGCCGGAAAATTCGGCCGGTCTGTCACGCTGTGCAGCGGCAATCGCGAGGTTTACGCCATGCGGAATATCGCGCGCGAAGCAAAGTCTCAGATTACGCGGATTGAACTGCCGACGACCGACGAAATCAAGAAGGTGAATCGTGCAAAAATAACCTCGGCCATGGAAGAGGCGCTGCAAATTGAGATAACACCTTACTTTTCTGAAATGGCGGATCAATTGGCCATGCGTGGTTATACCTATCATCAGATTGCCGCAGCAGCGATGCAGCTGAATTTTGAGCGCGATTTGGCACCGGCCATTATCCCTCATGTGCAGCAGCCTGTTAATGATGCCATGCCGAAAGAACGCAAGCGCCCCGCCTTGCCGAAAGCGAAACCGTCCGTCTATGAAACGATTCTGCTTGATGTCGGCTCAAGGCATCGCGCCGCCGTCAATCACATCATCGGCGCTATCGTCGATCGCACATCCCTCACAGTCCGTGATATCGGCAAAGTGGAGGTTTTTCCGGAACAGACAGTCGTTGAAATCCCGGTAGGCCGCAGTAACGAGATCATTGGCAATATGACCGACTGCAAAATATGCGGGCAGCCCGTCAAAATGGAAAAACTGTCGGCGCCCTTCGGCAAGAAAAGAAAATGA
- a CDS encoding LemA family protein: MGWIIVGIVVIILIIWFISAYNRFVSLRNRVEEAFSTMDVYLKKRYDLVPNLVETVKGYAKHESTTFENIVKARSMAMGAQSLEERAQGENMLTGTLKSLFALAENYPELKANQNFLDLQGQLAAIENDIMNSRKYYNAIVREFNIAREAFPSVIVANMMHLEKKPMFEIDGAERQNVKVQF, from the coding sequence ATGGGTTGGATTATTGTCGGCATCGTTGTCATTATCCTCATCATCTGGTTTATTAGCGCTTATAACCGTTTCGTTTCTCTGCGCAACCGCGTTGAAGAAGCCTTCTCCACGATGGATGTCTATCTGAAAAAGCGCTATGATCTCGTGCCCAACCTTGTTGAGACCGTTAAGGGTTACGCCAAACACGAAAGCACGACGTTTGAAAACATCGTCAAAGCCCGGAGCATGGCCATGGGCGCACAGTCGCTTGAGGAGCGGGCGCAGGGCGAAAACATGCTGACAGGCACACTTAAATCACTGTTCGCCCTTGCAGAAAATTATCCAGAACTCAAGGCCAATCAGAACTTTCTTGACCTGCAGGGGCAGCTGGCGGCCATTGAAAACGATATTATGAATTCCCGCAAGTATTACAACGCCATCGTCCGTGAATTCAACATCGCGCGTGAGGCCTTCCCGAGCGTCATCGTTGCCAACATGATGCATCTTGAGAAGAAGCCCATGTTCGAGATCGACGGCGCAGAACGCCAGAACGTCAAGGTTCAATTCTAA
- a CDS encoding DUF2207 domain-containing protein — protein sequence MKKIFAIVILIAALAALLIMPAAAAEYFTISNYKVNVNISEKNTYDVTEVITVKFTEPRHGIYRNIPYNGTWLRDADHGGNTDWRAKISNIRVDGDNYSVSKSGGDVVIKIGDADKYVDGTQVYRISYSIQFYDDGLPNMDEVYYNIIGTEWDTTIDHASFSVTLPKSFDPATLGFSTGTYGTSGYDTASLTYQVVGNTITGEVSRPLASGQGVTMRLELPQGYFAIPNQGGPDVALLVGIALLVLLAFVLFLLYGRDSKVVKTVEFYAPDGLTPAEVGYIIDGVVDNRDVVSLIIYWAHRGYLTIEDTGGSKFQFRKLREPDDDAQLFEKHMFQNLFATGALVTSASLTNTFYTTVNSTKTMVSNSFDHEKRRVFTKTSAALRPLVSFMTALPVMLTLLLTNFRLSQDFTDTLITTAIFGILIMLPVMLLVSTLRRWRGKGPVSRVASLIAGILLAFITMTFFLVMTADSVFVPALPWCAALGTVLLGLIAAFIDKRTPKGTEWMGKISGFRDFLELAERDKLVTLVEQDPKYFYNILPYAWVLNVSDKWAKKFETIAIQPPDWYYGHGGAFYPVMFMSDLNRSMNAVQSTMVSRPSSSGGGSGFSGGGFSGGGGGGGGGGSW from the coding sequence ATGAAGAAGATTTTTGCCATTGTCATCTTAATCGCCGCCCTCGCGGCGCTGCTCATCATGCCGGCGGCAGCGGCGGAATATTTCACGATCTCCAACTATAAAGTAAACGTCAACATTTCTGAGAAGAATACATATGACGTGACCGAGGTCATTACCGTCAAATTTACGGAGCCGCGGCACGGTATCTATCGCAACATCCCCTATAATGGTACATGGCTGCGAGACGCGGACCACGGCGGCAATACAGACTGGCGGGCCAAAATATCGAATATCCGTGTGGACGGGGACAATTATTCCGTCAGCAAAAGTGGCGGCGACGTCGTTATCAAAATCGGCGACGCCGACAAATATGTGGACGGCACGCAGGTCTACCGGATATCCTACAGCATCCAGTTTTATGACGATGGGCTGCCGAATATGGACGAAGTCTACTACAACATCATCGGCACAGAATGGGATACAACGATCGATCACGCCTCCTTTTCCGTGACGCTGCCGAAGAGCTTTGACCCCGCGACGCTGGGCTTCTCGACCGGTACGTATGGGACTTCCGGTTATGACACCGCATCGCTGACGTATCAGGTGGTCGGCAACACAATCACAGGCGAGGTCAGCCGGCCGCTTGCCAGCGGGCAGGGCGTCACAATGCGCCTGGAGTTGCCGCAGGGTTACTTTGCCATTCCCAATCAGGGCGGCCCGGACGTTGCCCTCCTCGTCGGTATCGCGTTGCTTGTGCTGTTGGCCTTCGTCCTCTTCCTGCTCTACGGCAGGGACAGCAAGGTTGTCAAAACCGTCGAGTTTTACGCACCGGACGGCCTCACCCCTGCCGAGGTGGGGTACATCATTGACGGCGTCGTTGACAACCGGGATGTCGTGTCGCTTATTATTTACTGGGCGCACCGCGGCTATCTGACGATCGAAGACACCGGCGGGTCAAAATTCCAATTCCGAAAGCTCCGCGAACCGGATGATGATGCCCAACTATTTGAAAAACATATGTTCCAAAATCTTTTTGCAACCGGTGCACTCGTGACGTCAGCGAGTCTGACGAACACATTTTATACAACCGTCAACAGCACCAAGACGATGGTCAGCAATTCGTTTGATCATGAAAAGCGCCGCGTGTTTACAAAAACGTCCGCTGCGTTGCGGCCGCTTGTCAGCTTCATGACGGCGCTGCCCGTTATGCTGACGCTCCTATTGACGAATTTCCGTCTGTCGCAAGATTTTACAGACACCTTGATCACAACGGCGATTTTTGGCATTCTCATTATGCTGCCCGTGATGCTGCTTGTCAGCACGCTCCGCCGGTGGCGCGGCAAGGGCCCGGTCAGCCGGGTTGCTTCGCTCATCGCCGGGATACTTCTGGCTTTTATCACCATGACATTTTTCCTCGTGATGACAGCGGATTCCGTGTTTGTCCCGGCGCTGCCCTGGTGCGCCGCCCTAGGGACGGTGCTGCTCGGCCTGATTGCCGCGTTTATCGACAAGCGCACGCCCAAAGGAACGGAGTGGATGGGCAAAATCAGCGGCTTTCGCGATTTCCTGGAGCTTGCCGAGCGCGACAAGCTCGTCACCCTTGTCGAGCAGGACCCGAAGTATTTCTACAACATCCTGCCCTACGCCTGGGTGCTCAACGTGTCGGACAAATGGGCTAAAAAGTTCGAGACGATCGCGATTCAGCCGCCGGACTGGTACTATGGCCACGGAGGCGCCTTCTATCCCGTTATGTTCATGAGCGACCTCAACCGCTCGATGAATGCCGTGCAGTCGACGATGGTCTCGCGCCCGTCCTCCTCGGGCGGCGGCAGCGGCTTTTCCGGCGGCGGCTTCTCCGGCGGCGGCGGCGGCGGTGGCGGCGGCGGCAGTTGGTAG
- a CDS encoding CbiX/SirB N-terminal domain-containing protein, whose product MTGILLLAHGSREGDTEKTMAQITSFVKEILVSDMIEEAYLQFRDKNLEAGIKNLIDKGADNIVVIPYFLFAGIHIKEDIPGEIAALNEKYPHVKMTMGSTLGTDRRLAEIVSDRVRQVIAI is encoded by the coding sequence ATGACTGGTATTCTGCTCTTAGCGCACGGCAGCCGTGAAGGCGACACAGAAAAGACCATGGCGCAAATCACGTCTTTCGTCAAAGAAATTCTTGTCAGCGATATGATTGAGGAAGCGTATCTGCAGTTTCGGGACAAAAACCTTGAAGCGGGCATTAAAAACCTCATTGATAAAGGTGCCGACAACATCGTCGTTATCCCTTATTTCCTCTTTGCCGGAATTCATATAAAAGAAGATATACCGGGAGAAATCGCGGCGCTCAACGAAAAATACCCCCATGTCAAAATGACGATGGGGTCAACGCTCGGCACGGATCGGCGGCTGGCTGAAATCGTGTCCGACCGCGTCAGGCAGGTTATAGCAATTTAA
- the hemL gene encoding glutamate-1-semialdehyde 2,1-aminomutase: MTESERLFEQAKKVIPGGVNSPVRAFMSVSGTPRFIKSADGALITDVDGNEYVDYIGSWGPMILGHNHPVILEAVMKAARDGLSYGAATAREVTMAELICSIFPSIDMVRMVNSGTEAVMSAIRVARGATGRDKILKFEGCYHGHCDAMLVKAGSGLMTAGISGSAGVTAGCAKDTLTAPYNDLEITKEIFERNKGEIAAVIIEPVAANMGVIPPRENFLTALRMLCNENGTLLIFDEVITGFRLGLGGAQERFGVRPDLTAFGKIIGGGLPVGAYGGRRDLMAQVAPLGAVYQAGTLSGNPIAMAAGIAQLTYLKEHPAVYAHLEASAEKLFSGLQEIVDRAGVPCALNRVGSLGCLFFTPGPVDNFNDAQRADTVGFSRYFMHMLQSGVYLAPSQFEAMFLSDAHTNEQLDKTLAAAAHYFKNI; encoded by the coding sequence ATGACAGAATCAGAGCGCCTGTTTGAGCAAGCGAAAAAAGTAATCCCCGGCGGCGTCAACAGCCCGGTGCGCGCGTTTATGTCGGTTTCCGGCACGCCCCGCTTTATTAAAAGCGCCGATGGTGCCCTGATAACAGATGTTGACGGAAACGAGTATGTCGATTATATCGGTTCCTGGGGGCCGATGATTCTCGGTCATAACCATCCCGTTATTTTAGAAGCCGTTATGAAGGCCGCCCGAGACGGCCTGAGCTACGGTGCGGCGACGGCGCGGGAAGTGACAATGGCGGAGCTCATCTGTTCGATTTTCCCATCCATCGATATGGTGCGCATGGTCAACTCGGGCACCGAGGCTGTCATGAGCGCCATTCGCGTGGCCCGCGGTGCAACCGGCCGGGACAAAATTCTTAAATTTGAGGGCTGTTATCACGGCCATTGCGACGCGATGCTGGTGAAGGCGGGCTCCGGCCTGATGACGGCCGGTATCTCCGGCAGCGCCGGTGTGACAGCAGGCTGTGCCAAGGACACGTTGACGGCGCCCTATAACGACCTCGAAATAACAAAAGAAATCTTCGAACGCAACAAAGGCGAGATTGCGGCCGTTATCATTGAGCCTGTCGCCGCAAATATGGGCGTTATCCCGCCACGGGAAAATTTCCTTACAGCTCTGCGCATGCTGTGCAATGAAAACGGGACGCTTTTAATTTTTGATGAAGTCATTACAGGCTTTCGTCTCGGGCTTGGCGGGGCGCAGGAGCGCTTCGGCGTCCGCCCGGACCTGACGGCCTTTGGAAAAATCATCGGCGGCGGGCTCCCTGTCGGGGCTTATGGCGGCCGGAGAGACCTTATGGCGCAAGTCGCGCCGCTCGGTGCCGTCTACCAGGCGGGCACGTTAAGCGGCAACCCGATTGCAATGGCGGCAGGTATCGCCCAGTTGACTTATCTAAAGGAACATCCGGCGGTTTACGCACACCTGGAAGCATCAGCCGAAAAGCTGTTTAGCGGGTTGCAAGAAATCGTTGACCGCGCCGGTGTGCCCTGTGCGTTAAACCGCGTCGGCTCGCTGGGCTGCCTTTTCTTTACGCCCGGCCCTGTCGACAATTTCAATGATGCCCAACGCGCCGATACGGTAGGCTTCTCCCGGTATTTTATGCACATGCTCCAAAGCGGCGTTTATCTGGCGCCGTCGCAATTTGAAGCGATGTTTTTGTCAGACGCGCATACCAACGAGCAGCTTGATAAAACACTGGCGGCAGCGGCACACTATTTTAAAAACATATAA
- the hemB gene encoding porphobilinogen synthase, producing the protein MDLVHRPRRLRGAPALREMVRETRISKASLIYPLFIKEGNQIAEEIAAMPGQFRYSVDRLPAVIEPLLKAGIDKVLLFGIPDGKDALASGAYADDGIVQKALIKIKAEYPSVYCVTDVCLCEYSSHGHCGVISGHAVDNDKTLPLLAKTALSQAQAGADMVAPSDMMDGRVAAIRACLDQNSYSHIPIMSYAVKYSSAFYGPFRDAAGSAPAFGDRRGYQMDYHNKKEALKEAALDLQEGADILMVKPALSYLDVIDRVSAACNVPTAAYSVSGEYAMIKSAARAGYVDESSMICETTASIFRAGADILISYYAPEIAGLIDAGRLG; encoded by the coding sequence ATGGACCTTGTTCACAGACCGCGCCGTCTCCGTGGCGCTCCGGCGCTTCGGGAAATGGTTCGGGAAACGCGGATTTCGAAAGCCTCCCTCATTTACCCGCTATTCATTAAAGAAGGTAATCAAATCGCAGAGGAAATCGCCGCCATGCCGGGTCAGTTCCGTTACAGCGTTGACCGCCTTCCGGCGGTTATAGAGCCGTTGTTGAAGGCCGGTATTGACAAAGTTCTCCTCTTCGGCATTCCGGACGGCAAGGACGCGCTGGCAAGCGGCGCTTATGCAGACGACGGCATCGTCCAGAAGGCGCTTATTAAAATAAAAGCGGAATATCCGTCCGTTTACTGTGTCACAGACGTCTGCCTCTGTGAATATTCCTCGCACGGTCACTGCGGCGTGATAAGCGGTCACGCGGTGGATAATGACAAGACGCTGCCGCTTTTGGCCAAAACGGCGCTCTCACAGGCCCAGGCCGGTGCCGATATGGTCGCTCCGTCGGATATGATGGACGGCCGCGTCGCCGCAATCCGGGCGTGCCTCGACCAGAATTCCTATTCACATATCCCCATCATGAGCTACGCCGTCAAATACAGCTCTGCCTTCTACGGCCCGTTTCGCGACGCGGCCGGTTCCGCACCCGCCTTTGGCGACCGACGCGGTTATCAGATGGATTATCACAATAAAAAAGAAGCCCTCAAGGAGGCCGCGCTTGACCTTCAAGAAGGCGCCGATATCTTAATGGTCAAGCCCGCGCTCTCTTACCTCGATGTGATTGACCGTGTTTCCGCCGCCTGCAACGTCCCCACGGCGGCTTACAGCGTCAGCGGCGAGTATGCAATGATCAAGTCGGCAGCTCGCGCGGGGTATGTCGACGAATCGTCCATGATCTGCGAGACAACGGCGTCCATCTTCAGGGCTGGTGCCGATATTTTGATTTCCTATTACGCGCCGGAAATCGCCGGTTTGATTGACGCGGGGAGGCTTGGCTAA
- the cobA gene encoding uroporphyrinogen-III C-methyltransferase: MKKGKVWLVGAGPSDIGLLTLKAKSLLEEADVVLYDSLVGDAILGLIPESAKRINVGKRAGHAVMKQERINEVLLKEAQKGQNVVRLKGGDPFLFGRGGEELELLNAHRVPFEIVPGVTSAIAVPAYAGIPVTHRDFCSSVHIITGHLKNDDKPDIDFDALVRLNGTLIFLMGVGALDYICNSLIQSGMSPHMPAAVLEKGTTAAQRRVVSTLEKLPETARRENISTPSIIIIGMVCSLSEKFHWAEDRPLGGARVVVTRPQELASKLTKKLRALGAEVLEIPAIKTAAISQNAPFQSALENLKDYAWVVLTSQAGVEIFFDTLRKNKTDIRALGAMKFAAIGSATEKAINSRGIFVDCVPAVYDTAHLGKALAAVVKPGEKLLIPRAKIGSSELTAALDDAGIVYDDIPVYDTLYPNNMLCRDILGKKKIDFVAFTSASTVRGFAALYESADFSEITAVCIGEQTAQEARTFGMKTAVSKEISVESLAEKIAELHQSVREGA, from the coding sequence ATGAAAAAAGGGAAAGTTTGGCTCGTCGGTGCCGGTCCGTCCGACATCGGTCTTCTGACACTGAAAGCAAAAAGTCTCCTGGAGGAAGCCGACGTTGTTTTATATGACAGCCTCGTGGGTGATGCGATACTGGGCCTTATCCCGGAAAGCGCCAAACGTATCAATGTTGGCAAGCGCGCCGGGCACGCCGTCATGAAGCAGGAGCGCATTAACGAGGTGCTGCTTAAAGAAGCGCAGAAAGGGCAAAACGTCGTCCGCCTCAAGGGCGGCGACCCGTTCCTTTTCGGCCGCGGCGGTGAAGAGCTGGAGCTTTTGAATGCGCACCGTGTCCCGTTTGAAATTGTCCCCGGCGTCACCTCGGCCATCGCGGTGCCCGCGTATGCCGGTATTCCCGTGACGCACCGGGATTTTTGTTCATCCGTTCACATCATCACAGGCCATCTTAAAAATGACGATAAGCCTGACATCGATTTCGACGCGCTTGTGAGGCTCAACGGCACCCTGATATTTTTAATGGGCGTCGGGGCGTTGGATTATATCTGCAATAGCTTGATCCAATCCGGAATGAGCCCGCACATGCCGGCGGCTGTTTTGGAAAAAGGGACGACAGCCGCCCAGCGCCGCGTCGTCTCGACACTGGAAAAATTGCCGGAGACAGCTCGCCGTGAAAACATCTCAACGCCGTCCATAATCATCATCGGCATGGTCTGCAGCCTGTCCGAAAAATTCCACTGGGCGGAGGACAGGCCCTTGGGTGGGGCGCGCGTCGTCGTGACGCGCCCGCAGGAGCTAGCCTCCAAGCTGACGAAAAAACTTCGGGCGCTCGGTGCCGAGGTTCTCGAAATCCCGGCGATCAAAACGGCGGCGATTTCTCAAAACGCCCCCTTCCAATCGGCTCTTGAAAATTTGAAGGATTATGCGTGGGTGGTCTTGACAAGTCAGGCGGGTGTCGAAATTTTCTTTGATACCCTCCGAAAAAATAAAACTGATATTCGGGCGCTCGGCGCTATGAAATTTGCAGCCATCGGCTCGGCAACGGAAAAAGCGATCAACAGCCGCGGTATATTCGTCGATTGCGTCCCGGCTGTTTACGATACGGCCCATTTAGGCAAGGCGCTGGCCGCTGTCGTCAAGCCCGGCGAAAAGCTCCTCATCCCGCGTGCTAAAATCGGCTCCTCGGAATTAACAGCGGCACTGGACGACGCCGGTATCGTTTACGACGACATTCCGGTGTATGACACGCTGTATCCCAACAATATGCTTTGCCGCGATATCCTCGGGAAGAAAAAAATCGACTTCGTCGCTTTTACGAGCGCCTCCACCGTCCGTGGCTTTGCGGCGCTTTATGAATCGGCTGATTTTTCCGAAATTACAGCCGTCTGCATCGGTGAGCAGACAGCGCAGGAAGCCCGAACGTTCGGCATGAAAACGGCCGTCTCCAAGGAGATTTCAGTTGAGAGCCTTGCAGAGAAAATCGCCGAGCTCCATCAATCTGTGCGGGAGGGCGCGTAA